From the genome of Silurus meridionalis isolate SWU-2019-XX chromosome 12, ASM1480568v1, whole genome shotgun sequence, one region includes:
- the LOC124394385 gene encoding growth factor receptor-bound protein 2-like, which produces MNPRIRFGNDVLHFKVLRDGTGKYFLWVVKFNSLNELVDYHRSTSISRNQQIFLLDIEQVLQHPTYVQALFDFDHQEDGELGFRRGDFIQVLDNSDPNCWKGACHSQTGMFPCNYVTPANWNM; this is translated from the exons ATGAATCCACGGATTCG GTTTGGCAATGATGTACTGCACTTCAAGGTGTTGCGTGATGGGACAGGAAAATACTTTTTGTGGGTTGTGAAGTTCAACTCACTTAACGAGCTGGTGGATTATCACCGTTCGACCTCCATCTCTCGAAACCAACAGATCTTTTTACTTGACATTGAGCAGGTGCTTCAG CACCCCACATATGTGCAGGCCCTGTTTGACTTTGACCATCAGGAGGATGGAGAGTTGGGGTTCCGTCGTGGTGATTTCATCCAGGTCCTTGACAACTCCGATCCTAACTGTTGGAAAGGTGCATGCCACAGCCAGACAGGCATGTTCCCATGCAATTATGTCACACCTGCCAATTGGAACATGTAA
- the LOC124394382 gene encoding TRPM8 channel-associated factor homolog: MEREQDYCAIMKGIQELDFEANALPSDLVLIGSQAFPLAMNPRGQVLIAASRYGQGRIVVLGHEKYLTSFPILVENALAWLMPPESESTTVGIQKNLSSLAENLSYCALKTEVGDFRNVGYAVYVTDAYSVDSCAKDLVAFLKAGGGLLIAGHAWHWAQTNPEENTLLSFPGNKVCSVAGIYFSEIPGECGKCPIPMQIPSNWLAVSIGKDFKDDLQFLLNGVSEFDVRGGALASEVMAHGPLAFPIALTPCGRAFIAGAYYGQGRIIVATHESFLGRDSLSNFLINAIHWLDEGRKGVIGIMPQLKDAHRVLSKSGLKCEFTGLRKDLSVFVCTSYDDSKCNQIQEFVAEGGGLMIGGHAWYWAQSNPALNVMTNCPGNRILSKMGLCIMGNTLGGDLYKAQQMTEYGDRGTRAYHFRDLLQRFAGHVIQGQDLTEHEQNCLQKLRRDCTHYLRMQAHDSASYTSMVSLITDIVKEAGVPQVCQTCPVQSSKDKMLLHVGSEVYRVCKEPDALLPYIIKNLPNLPSVFNARIQISADTSDREEWISTGLYLSPGMRTYIAVPPEIKGKGWQLQIGCQTDCLGEADVLKRAPVVHERFALDSEMLQVWNLWGGLIYLIVPPKSKVKGVEVVVQTAIKAPYYKSGKTSVEDWVKKIRNAPAPWAELEFENVIITLHSDFIRKLDRPDEVAALWDSIMKGVAELAAKPAKFPRKERFVADVQISHGFMHAGYPVMIHSTSAAELVNPETARKTGIWGPIHELGHNQQRSVWEFPPHTTECTCNLWSVYIHEEVLGVKRENAHPNMSVENRKSRTVSYANEGRNLEQWSVWTALETYIQLQEKFGWDAFKKVFAAYHSISNVPQDRDGKMNLYAKTFSNVVNMNLAPFFKAWGWPIQPSTDEMLSSLPGWNDHPMAQYA; this comes from the exons ATGGAACGAGAGCAAGACTACTGTGCTATTATGAAAGGAATTCAGGAACTTGATTTTGAAGCCAATGCTTTACCAAGTGACCTTGTGCTAATAGGCAGCCAAGCCTTTCCACTCGCTATGAATCCAAGAGGTCAGGTTCTGATAGCCGCATCTCGCTATGGTCAGGGACGTATAGTAGTGTTGGGACATGAGAAGTATTTAACAAGTTTCCCAATCCTGGTGGAAAATGCCTTGGCTTGGCTTATGCCACCTGAGTCTGAAAGCACAACAGTAGGCATTCAGAAGAATCTCAGTTCCCTTGCTGAGAATTTATCCTACTGTGCTCTGAAAACCGAGGTAGGAGATTTCCGAAATGTGGGTTATGCAGTCTATGTGACTGATGCCTACAGTGTCGATTCATGTGCCAAAGACTTGGTTGCCTTCCTTAAAGCTGGGGGAGGCTTGCTTATTGCTGGTCATGCTTGGCACTGGGCTCAGACCAATCCAGAAGAGAATACATTGCTCTCTTTTCCAGGAAACAAAGTGTGCAGTGTGGCAGGAATCTATTTCTCAGAGATTCCAGGGGAATGTGGCAAATGTCCTATTCCCATGCAAATTCCCTCGAACTGGCTGGCAGTTTC GATTGGTAAGGATTTCAAAGATGATCTGCAATTTCTACTCAATGGTGTTTCAGAGTTTGATGTTCGAGGTGGTGCTTTAGCATCTGAAGTGATGGCACATGGACCCTTAGCCTTTCCTATTGCACTTACCCCATGTGGTAGAGCATTCATTGCTGGGGCCTACTATGGACAAGGAAGAATAATTGTGGCCACCCATGAAAGCTTTCTTGGGCGTGATTCACTCTCTAACTTCCTTATTAACGCTATCCATTGGCTTGATGAAGGGCGCAAAGGGGTTATCGGAATCATGCCCCAACTTAAAGATGCCCATCGTGTTCTGAGCAAATCGGGTCTAAAATGTGAATTTACTGGATTAAGGAAAGACCTAAGTGTCTTTGTTTGTACCTCCTACGATGATTCTAAATGTAACCAGATCCAGGAATTTGTTGCTGAGGGTGGAGGTCTCATGATTGGAGGTCATGCTTGGTACTGGGCACAGAGCAACCCTGCACTTAATGTGATGACCAATTGCCCAGGAAACCGCATTCTCAGTAAAATGGGACTGTGTATAATGGGTAATACTTTGGGAGGTGACTTGTATAAAGCCCAGCAAATGACAGAATATGGTGATAGAGGTACACGTGCATACCACTTCCGTGACCTGCTGCAGCGCTTTGCTGGCCATGTCATCCAGGGCCAGGATCTTACAGAACACGAACAGAATTGTCTGCAAAAGCTGAGACGTGACTGCACACATTATCTGCGTATGCAGGCTCATGACAGCGCTTCCTATACCTCAATGGTCTCACTGATCACAGATATTGTCAAAGAGGCAGGAGTTCCACAGGTGTGTCAGACGTGTCCTGTTCAAAGTTCCAAAGATAAAATGCTGCTTCATGTAGGAAGTGAGGTTTACAGGGTGTGCAAAGAACCTGATGCACTTCTGCCGTACATCATCAAGAACCTACCCAACCTTCCCTCGGTGTTCAATGCGAGAATCCAGATCAGCGCAGACACATCTG ATCGTGAAGAATGGATAAGCACAGGATTGTATCTTTCTCCTGGAATGCGAACATACATTGCAGTACCTCCAGAAATCAAAGGCAAAGGATGGCAG CTGCAGATTGGATGCCAAACAGATTGCTTGGGAGAAGCCGATGTTTTAAAACGCGCTCCTGTGGTGCATGAGCGATTTGCTTTGGACAGCGAGATGCTGCAGGTCTGGAATTTGTGGGGAGGTCTCATTTACCTGATTGTACCACCCAAGAGCAAAGTGAAAGGGGTGGAGGTTGTTGTACAAACAGCCATAAAAGCACCGTACTACAAGTCTG GAAAAACCAGCGTAGAAGACTGGGTGAAGAAGATCCGTAATGCGCCAGCTCCTTGGGCCGAACTtgagtttgaaaatgtaatcatCACCTTACACTCAGACTTCATACGCAAACTGGATCGTCCCGACGAGGTTGCGGCTCTCTGGGATTCCATCATGAAGGGTGTGGCTGAGTTAGCGGCAAAGCCTGCCAAGTTTCCACGCAAGGAACGCTTTGTCGCTGATGTTCAAATTTCTCATG GTTTCATGCATGCCGGCTACCCAGTAATGATTCACTCCACCTCTGCCGCGGAACTCGTGAACCCGGAGACAGCTCGTAAAACGGGAATTTGGGGGCCAATTCATGAATTGGGCCATAATCAGCAACGTTCAGTGTGGGAGTTCCCTCCACATACCACTGAATGCACATGTAACCTGTGGTCAGTGTATATACATGAGGAGGTGTTGGGGGTGAAGAGGGAAAATGCTCATCCAAACATGTCTGTAGAAAACAGAAAGAGTCGAACTGTGAGTTACGCTAATGAAGGAAGGAATCTAGAGCAATGGAGTGTTTGGACAGCTCTGGAGACGTACATTCag TTGCAAGAAAAATTTGGCTGGGATGCTTTCAAGAAAGTCTTTGCCGCTTACCACAGCATTAGTAACGTGCCACAAGACCGAGATGGAAAGATGAACTTATACGCTAAAACATTCTCAAATGTAGTGAACATGAATCTGGCTCCTTTCTTTAAAGCCTGGGGTTGGCCCATTCAACCCTCCACTGATGAAATGCTCAGCAGTCTGCCTGGCTGGAATGACCATCCCATGGCCCAGTATGCTTAA
- the LOC124394383 gene encoding TRPM8 channel-associated factor homolog gives MDREQDYCAIVKGIQEFDFEGDALPCKLVLIGSQSFPLAMNPKGQVLMAASHYGKGRIVVLGHEKYLTSFPVLVKNALAWLMPPESKSKTVGIQKNLGSLAGSLPLKTEVGDFRNVGYAVYVTDAYRVDSCAKDLVAFLKAGGGLLIAGQAWYWAQTNSEGNALLSFPGNKVCSVAGIYFSETPGECGKFSVPMQIPSNWLAVSIGKDFKDDLQFLLKGVSEFDVRGEELASEVMAHGSLTFPIALTPCGKAFIAGAYYGQGRIIVATHETYLGRNSLSTFLINAIHWLDKGRKGVIGIVPQLKDAHRVLSKSGLKCEFTGLRKDLSVFVCTSYDDSKCNQIQEFVAEGGGLMIGGHAWYWAQSNPALNVMTNCPGNRILSKMGLCIMGNTLEGDLYKVQQILEYGDRGTRAYHFRDLLQRFAGHVIQGQDLTEHEQECLQKLNRDCTHYLRMQAHDSASYTSMVSLITEFIKEAGVPQVSQTCPVQSFKDKMLLNLASEVYKVCKDPDALLPYIIKNLPNLPLRVQISADTSDHEEWISTGLYLSPGMRTYITVPPEIKGKGWQLQIGCQTDCLGEADVLKRAPVVHKRFALDREIMQVWNLWGGLIYLIAPPKSKVNGVKVVVQTAIKAPYYKSGKTSVEDWVKKIRNAPAPWAELEFENVIITLHSDFIRKLDRPDEVAALWDSIMKGVAELAAKPVKFPRKERFVADVQISHGFMHAGYPVMIQSVSAEELVNPETARKTGIWGQIHELGHNQQCSVWDFPPHTSEATCNLWSVYIHEEVLGVKRENAHPSMSVENRKREATNYVKGGRNLKQWTVWTALETYLQLQEKFGWDAFKKVFGAYHSMSNVPKDRDGKMNLYAKTFSKVVNMNLAPFFKAWGWPIQPSTEEKLSSLPKWNDHPMAQYA, from the exons ATGGATCGAGAGCAAGACTACTGTGCTATTGTGAAAGGGATTCAGGAGTTTGATTTTGAAGGGGATGCCCTACCATGTAAACTTGTTCTAATAGGCAGCCAATCCTTTCCACTCGCTATGAATCCAAAAGGTCAGGTTCTGATGGCTGCATCTCACTATGGTAAGGGACGAATTGTAGTGTTGGGACATGAGAAGTATTTAACAAGTTTCCCAGTCCTGGTGAAAAATGCCTTGGCCTGGCTTATGCCACCTGAGTCCAAAAGCAAAACAGTAGGCATACAGAAGAATCTCGGTTCCCTTGCTGGAAGTTTACCTCTGAAAACTGAAGTAGGAGATTTCCGAAATGTGGGTTATGCAGTCTATGTGACTGATGCCTACAGGGTCGATTCATGTGCTAAAGACTTGGTTGCCTTCCTAAAAGCTGGGGGAGGCTTGCTTATTGCTGGTCAGGCTTGGTACTGGGCTCAGACCAATTCTGAAGGGAATGCATTGCTCTCTTTTCCTGGGAACAAAGTGTGCAGTGTTGCTGGAATCTACTTCTCAGAGACTCCAGGGGAATGTGGCAAATTTTCTGTGCCCATGCAAATTCCCTCGAACTGGCTGGCAGTTTC GATTGGTAAGGATTTCAAAGATGACCTACAATTTCTACTCAAAGGTGTTTCAGAGTTTGATGTTCGAGGTGAGGAATTAGCATCTGAAGTGATGGCACATGGATCCTTAACATTTCCTATTGCACTTACCCCATGTGGTAAAGCATTCATTGCTGGGGCCTACTATGGACAAGGAAGAATAATTGTGGCAACCCATGAAACGTACCTTGGGCGTAATTCACTCTCTACCTTCCTGATAAACGCTATCCACTGGCTTGATAAAGGGCGCAAAGGGGTTATCGGGATCGTGCCCCAACTTAAAGATGCGCATCGTGTTCTGAGCAAATCGGGTCTAAAATGTGAATTCACTGGATTAAGGAAAGACCTAAGTGTCTTTGTTTGTACCTCCTATGATGATTCTAAATGTAACCAGATCCAGGAATTTGTTGCTGAGGGCGGAGGTCTCATGATTGGAGGTCATGCTTGGTACTGGGCACAGAGCAACCCTGCACTTAATGTGATGACCAATTGCCCAGGAAACAGAATCCTCAGTAAAATGGGACTGTGTATAATGGGTAATACTTTGGAAGGTGACTTGTATAAAGTCCAGCAAATTTTAGAATATGGTGACAGAGGTACACGTGCATACCACTTCCGTGACCTGCTGCAGCGCTTTGCTGGCCATGTCATCCAGGGCCAGGATCTTACAGAACACGAACAGGAATGTCTGCAAAAGCTGAATCGTGACTGCACACATTATCTGCGTATGCAGGCTCATGACAGCGCTTCCTATACCTCAATGGTTTCACTGATCACAGAGTTTATCAAAGAGGCAGGAGTTCCACAGGTGTCTCAGACCTGTCCTGTTCAAAGTTTCAAAGATAAAATGCTGCTTAATTTGGCAAGTGAGGTTTACAAGGTTTGCAAAGATCCTGATGCACTTCTGCCATACATCATCAAGAACCTGCCCAACCTACCCTTGAGAGTCCAGATCAGCGCAGACACATCTG ATCATGAAGAATGGATAAGCACAGGATTGTATCTTTCTCCTGGAATGAGAACTTACATTACAGTACCTCCAGAAATCAAAGGCAAAGGATGGCAG CTGCAGATTGGATGCCAAACAGATTGCTTGGGAGAAGCTGATGTTTTAAAACGCGCTCCTGTGGTGCATAAGCGATTTGCTTTAGACAGGGAGATCATGCAGGTCTGGAATTTGTGGGGAGGTCTCATTTACCTGATTGCACCACCCAAGAGCAAAGTGAATGGGGTGAAGGTTGTTGTACAAACAGCCATAAAAGCACCATACTACAAGTCTG GAAAAACCAGCGTAGAAGACTGGGTGAAGAAGATCCGTAATGCGCCAGCTCCTTGGGCCGAACTtgagtttgaaaatgtaatcatCACCTTACACTCAGACTTCATACGCAAACTGGATCGTCCTGACGAGGTTGCGGCTCTCTGGGATTCCATCATGAAGGGTGTGGCCGAGTTAGCGGCAAAGCCTGTCAAGTTTCCACGCAAGGAACGCTTTGTCGCTGATGTTCAAATCTCTCATG GTTTCATGCATGCCGGCTACCCAGTAATGATTCAATCTGTCTCTGCTGAGGAACTTGTAAACCCAGAGACAGCTCGTAAAACGGGAATTTGGGGGCAAATTCATGAATTGGGTCACAATCAGCAATGTTCAGTGTGGGACTTCCCTCCACATACCAGTGAAGCCACATGTAACCTGTGGTCAGTGTATATACATGAGGAGGTGTTGGGGGTGAAGAGGGAAAATGCTCATCCAAGCATGTCTGTAGAAAACAGAAAGCGTGAAGCTACAAATTACGTTAAGGGAGGAAGGAATCTGAAACAATGGACTGTTTGGACAGCTCTGGAGACGTACCTGCAG ttgcaaGAAAAATTTGGCTGGGATGCTTTCAAGAAAGTCTTTGGAGCTTATCATAGCATGAGTAATGTTCCAAAAGACAGAGATGGAAAGATGAACTTATACGCTAAAACATTCTCAAAGGTAGTGAACATGAATCTGGCTCCTTTCTTTAAAGCCTGGGGTTGGCCCATTCAACCCTCCACTGAGGAAAAGCTCAGCAGTCTGCCTAAGTGGAACGACCATCCCATGGCCCAGTATGCTTAA